A stretch of Spirosoma oryzicola DNA encodes these proteins:
- the nusA gene encoding transcription termination factor NusA yields MTSGLLIESFADFARSKNIDRPTMIAILEDVFRTMIRKKYGTDENFDVIINAESGDLEMWRTREIVDDDSEDIWDYDKIPLAEARKIQDDFEVGEQVAEEVKLEDFGRRVVQTARQTLIQKIKDMEKELLYQKYKDQVGDLVTAEVYQLLKHEIILVDSENNELSLPRTEQISKDRYRKGEPVKAVVSRVDMLNGTPKIILSRTSPVFLERLFEVEVPEIYDGLISIRKIVREPGERAKVAVESYDDRIDPVGACVGMKGSRIHGIVRELGNENIDVINYTENLELLISRALSPAKISSMQIDRDTKRVSVFLKPDQVSLAIGKGGQNIKLAGRLVDMEIDVFRDNEGHEDDEDVDLMEFSDEIDEWMIDELRKVGLDTAKSVLALSKEELVRRTDLEEDTVEEIVNILKQEFE; encoded by the coding sequence GAAAAACATTGACCGCCCCACCATGATCGCCATTCTGGAAGATGTCTTCCGGACGATGATTCGCAAAAAATACGGTACCGATGAGAACTTTGACGTGATCATCAACGCCGAAAGCGGTGATCTGGAAATGTGGAGAACGCGGGAAATTGTGGACGACGACTCAGAGGATATTTGGGATTATGATAAAATTCCACTCGCTGAGGCTCGCAAAATCCAGGACGACTTCGAGGTTGGCGAACAGGTTGCCGAAGAAGTGAAGCTGGAAGATTTTGGCCGTCGGGTCGTACAAACCGCTCGTCAAACGCTGATTCAGAAGATAAAGGATATGGAAAAAGAACTCCTTTATCAGAAATACAAGGATCAGGTGGGTGATCTGGTTACGGCTGAGGTGTATCAACTCCTAAAGCACGAAATCATCCTGGTTGATTCGGAAAATAACGAGCTGAGCTTACCTCGAACAGAGCAGATTTCGAAGGACCGGTACCGCAAAGGCGAACCCGTAAAAGCGGTTGTAAGCCGTGTTGACATGCTCAACGGTACACCCAAGATTATTTTGTCGCGCACTTCTCCCGTTTTTCTGGAGCGGTTATTTGAAGTCGAAGTTCCGGAAATTTATGACGGCTTAATCTCGATTCGTAAGATCGTCCGGGAGCCGGGCGAACGGGCTAAAGTAGCCGTTGAGTCGTACGATGATCGTATCGATCCCGTAGGTGCCTGTGTTGGGATGAAAGGATCGCGTATACACGGTATTGTGCGCGAGCTAGGTAACGAAAATATCGACGTTATCAACTATACCGAAAACCTCGAACTGCTGATAAGCCGGGCGTTGAGCCCCGCCAAGATCAGTTCGATGCAAATCGACCGCGATACGAAGCGCGTATCTGTTTTCCTGAAGCCTGATCAGGTTTCGCTGGCAATCGGTAAAGGTGGCCAGAATATTAAACTGGCGGGCCGACTGGTTGACATGGAAATTGATGTCTTCCGGGATAATGAAGGCCATGAAGACGACGAAGACGTTGACTTGATGGAGTTCTCTGACGAAATCGACGAGTGGATGATCGATGAACTTCGTAAAGTTGGTCTCGATACCGCCAAGAGTGTACTTGCCCTGAGCAAAGAAGAACTGGTGCGTCGTACCGATCTGGAGGAGGACACTGTCGAGGAGATTGTAAATATCCTCAAGCAGGAATTTGAGTAG